A part of Phlebotomus papatasi isolate M1 chromosome 5, Ppap_2.1, whole genome shotgun sequence genomic DNA contains:
- the LOC129808671 gene encoding uncharacterized protein LOC129808671: MPGRPRYTQMRDGRLGNQPHKIVQKDRRSLGYGLSQRRRPSKRKTDNDLKVFTWNVRTLYRARAAQQLADVLSKYKADITALQELRWTEEGVLEKGSYDIYYSCHPRHHVLGTGFLVSRRIKPAVIGFASISERLCTLRVRGMFQNITLINVHAPTEESSDQEKDAFYDQVERTLSACSRYDVKIVLGDMNGKVGREPIHRQYAGSHSLHEISNDNGLRITHLAAAHNLIVGSTWFPRRDVHKATWTSPDGITSNQIDHVLIDRRHRTSLMNVRTYRGANIDSDHYLVGAVFRARISTPKEVLPAGMSQINTDGLKIEQLRNKYAEELDDALVNFASSPGDRMPINDMWQHIKTHVVGKATTILGHSRKKDRNDWFDDECKLATEHKNEAYRAMLSSQKTRARVESYRELRKQEKKLHRRKKKAWEEQLVSVVEEYRAQPHQARKFYQQVRGMKPYTPRTSYCKDKQGNLVSDQNGILERWVEYFDELLNGQLNDELEVPTTQGVDAILESARSRRNCSRAVPTWRRPTTPSCSSTSAPCMGRRAPFAQTIIGSYQCGFTPGKSTTDQIFSLRLSMEKMREHDQALHHLFIDFKAAYDSIVRVKLYEAMGEFGIPNKLIKLTRMTMTDVRSKVKANGSLSREFCVNNGLRQGDGLSCVLFNLALDKAIRDSGVSMRGVILNKSTQLLAYADDIDIMGRNPRAVQEAFIQIEHAARNLGLQINEGKTKYMVASSAATPATSTESIGQTGLPMGDYNFEVTNRDVMLDLEKGCRGAVTLSEARL; this comes from the exons ATGCCTGGTAGGCCCCGGTACACCCAGATGCGTGACggaagattgggtaaccaacccca caagattgttcaGAAAGACAGAAGGAGCCTCGGATACGGATTGAGCCAACGACGACGACCCAGCAAAAGAAAAACGGACAACGATTTAAAAGTCTTCACATGGAACGTACGCACTCTGTACAGAGCTCGAGCTGCTCAGCAGCTAGCCGATGTCCTGTCCAAATACAAGGCTGATATAACGGCTCTTCAAGAGCTTAGATGGACAGAAGAGGGTGTCCTGGAAAAAGGGAGTTATGATATTTATTATAGCTGCCACCCTCGACATCATGTGCTCGGAACAGGCTTCCTTGTCAGCCGAAGAATAAAGCCTGCTGTCATCGGTTTCGCCTCGATAAGTGAAAGACTATGTACTCTACGCGTGCGGGGAATGTTCCAAAACATAACCCTCATAAACGTTCACGCCCCTAccgaggaatcctctgaccaggAAAAAGATGCGTTCTACGATCAAGTGGAGCGAACACTAAGTGCCTGCTCCAGGTACGATGTTAAAATCGTCTTGGGTGACATGAATGGAAAAGTAGGGAGGGAGCCAATTCACAGGCAGTATGCAGGCTCCCACAGTTTGCACGAGATTTCCAACGACAACGGACTACGCATCACCCACCTCGCCGCTGCACACAATCTGATTGTTGGAAGCACCTGGTTTCCGCGGAGAGATGTACACAAAGCTACATGGACTTCACCAGATGGGATTACTTCCAACCAGATTGATCACGTGTTGATTGACCGCCGACACCGGACATCCCTGATGAATGTACGCACATATCGTGGGGCCAACATCGACTCTGACCACTATCTTGTTGGCGCAGTGTTCAGGGCTCGCATATCCACACCCAAGGAAGTTTTGCCAGCGGGGATGTCCCAAATCAACACAGATGGTCTTAAAATAGAGCAGCTCCGTAATAAATATGCTGAGGAACTGGATGATGCACTCGTGAACTTCGCGAGTAGCCCTGGAGACAGGATGCCAATCAACGATATGTGGCAACATATCAAAACACACGTTGTTGGAAAGGCCACCACTATCCTTGGCCACAGTCGGAAGAAAGATCGGAACGACTGGTTCGATGATGAATGCAAACTGGCGACTGAGCATAAGAACGAAGCATACCGAGCCATGCTTAGTTCACAGAAAACGCGGGCACGTGTGGAGTCTTACCGAGAGCTAAGAAAACAGGAGAAGAAGCTGCACAGACGCAAGAAAAAAGCTTGGGAAGAACAACTGGTCAGTGTAGTTGAGGAGTATAGAGCGCAGCCGCACCAAGCGCGAAAGTTTTACCAGCAAGTCCGGGGTATGAAGCCATATACGCCACGAACTTCATACTGTAAGGACAAGCAAGGGAATCTGGTTTCCGATCAGAATGGCATCCTGGAGCGATGGGTGGAGTACTTTGATGAACTTCTCAACGGACAGCTCAATGATGAGTTGGAGGTCCCAACAACTCAAGGTGTTGATGCCATACTAGAGAGCGCCAGGAGTAGACGGAATTGCAGCAGAGCTGTACCAACATGGAGGCGTCCAACTACACCGAGTTGTTCATCAACTAGTGCTCCGTGTATGGGACGAAGAG CCCCATTCGCTCAGACCATTATTGGCTCATACCAATGTGGTTTCACTCCAGGCAAATCAACAACAGACCAGATCTTTTCCCTTCGGCTGTCTATGGAGAAGATGAGAGAGCATGACCAAGCACTTCACCATCTCTTCATCGATTTCAAGGCTGCCTACGATAGCATAGTCAGGGTAAAACTGTACGAAGCCATGGGAGAATTCGGCATCCCGAACAAACTGATTAAACTGACTAGGATGACCATGACCGATGTGAGGAGCAAAGTAAAGGCGAACGGATCACTGTCACGAGAGTTTTGCGTAAACAACGGACTCAGACAGGGGGACGGACTATCCTGCGTCCTCTTTAACCTGGCACTGGATAAAGCGATCCGTGACTCCGGCGTGAGCATGAGGGGGGTCATACTCAATAAGTCCACGCAGCTCCTAGCCTATGCTGACGACATTGACATTATGGGGCGCAATCCCAGAGCTGTACAGGAGGCCTTCATCCAGATTGAGCATGCGGCACGAAATCTGGGGCTGCAGATAAATGAAGGCAAAACGAAGTACATGGTGGCCTCGTCAGCAGCGACTCCGGCAACATCTACGGAGAGCATCGGTCAAACAGGGCTCCCGatgggggactacaactttgaagtt